The Reichenbachiella carrageenanivorans region GCCGGAGATTTGAGTGCTGCCAAAGATAATTATCAGGCAATAGTGGATGATTTTTATGGCGTGGTTGAATACCAAGAATCTGTAAAACAAATCGCTAGACTAAAAGGATTGACTAACTAAGTCTACTAGAATAAAATATTTGAAAAGGGATGGGTTTGTAACTCCTCCCTTTTTTTCTGACAAAACTAAAATAGTACTTACTTATTATTCAAAATTAAAAGCCATGGCTAGTAATCTTAAAAACCTCAGCGACTACAGTTCTAAAAATGTATTGGACATTTCCAACAAAACATTTGCCATCGTAGTATCGGAGTGGAACGAGGAAGTAACCGAGTCGCTATACAATGGAGCGGTAGAGACACTAAAGCAGCACGGCGCACAAGCGACTAATATTGTGAGAGTAGACGTACCAGGTAGTTTTGAGCTCAGCCTAGGAGCACAAAAGCTGGCCCAGAGAGAGGACGTAGATGCTGTGATCTGTCTGGGGTGTGTGATCCAAGGCGAGACCCGTCATTTCGATTTCATATGCGACGCAGTTGCTCATGGTATTACTAATGTATCTCTCAAATACGACAAGCCAGTAATATTTGGTGTACTGACTCCCGAAACGCAAAAACAAGCAATAGATAGAGCTGGCGGAAAACATGGAAACAAAGGAGATGAAGCGGCCATTACAGCTGTCAAAATGCTCGCGCTTTAACTTAAAAAGAAGCGTGGGTTTTTAAAGAATCCCCCAATAGAAGAAGATCAACCAGACCAGCACGAATAGCGGTAGGAGAATAGGAATAGAAAATCTAATGATGTAGCCAAAAAAGGATGGCATCTTTATCCCTACCTGCTCTGCGATAGACTTCACCATAAAATTTGGTCCGTTGCCGATATAGGTCATAGAGCCAAAGAATACCGCAGCGATAGAAATAGCTTTCAAAGACAGGATTGAATTGACAAATTCTCCATTTGAAAACCCTACAACATCGGATATAGTAGAGATAGAGCCTCCTTGTGAGGCCAAAGCTGCCGTCAAGAAATTGATATAAGTAGGGGCATTATCCAAAAAGCCAGATAACAATCCTGTCCCCCAATACAACGTATTGTGCGTGATCATGGCTGCACCTGCATCTGATTGGGCAAAGTTGCCAACCAGCTCCAAAGCAGGCATCATGGTTCCGAATATACCAATGAAAATAAAGGCAACTTCTCGAATAGGTTCGAAGTTGAACTCATTTCCCTGAATGGCTTTTTGATCAGCTAGTTTGTAGGAAAGAAATCCGCAAGTAAGCATGATGATTTCACGCAGGAAGGAAAATTTTTGACCATCATAATGTATTGCAGGCACCCAGTCCAATACATTCGGATCTAAGAACACGGCTCCTACAATGACTGCTAACCAGCCAAAGTTTTTCGTGCCTACGAAAGTAACTTTATTAGCAGGGGGTGCTTCGTCACTATCGAAGCTGTAGTTAGACTTGTTTCTTTTGTCTTTGAAGTAGAAGATAACAGCTAATGCCAAACAGGCAAAAAGCCAAGGAATAATGTTGTGTTCAAGTGTCCAGAAGAACGGGACTCCTTTTAAAAACCCCAAAAACAAAGGAGGATCACCAATAGGAGTCAGCGAACCACCAATATTACTTACCATGAAAATAAAGAAGATAATGTGGTAAGGTTTGATTCTGTCTTTATTAAGCCTAATGAATGGACGAATGAGGAGCATCGAAGCCCCTGTTGTACCAATAATATTGGCAATCAGAGCACCGATCAAAAGAATGATCACGTTGGTCATTGGTTTGGCCTCTTTGTCTACTTCGATCATGATGCCCCCAGAGGCAATGAATAAGCCACTGAGCAAGGCGATAAATTGGACGTATTCCGCTAGTGCATGTATTGGAGCATGAACATTGTGTAAACCAAATAGATAGTATAAGACGACTAAGCTAGCTAAAACGCAAGCTACGATAGGGTAATTTTTGTGCCAAAAGTGCTCGTAAAACAACGGGCCAGTAGCTATCATGATTAGCAATAAAGCAAATGGGATAACACTCCAACCTGGTGCGTGATGATGTGCATCATCACTAGCTATTTCTGTAGTGTCGGCTGTTGAGGCGACAGAGGTTACAGCTGTAGATTCTTTATTGGTACTTTCAATGCCGGCGTACCCCTTCAGGCCGAAACTCAACAAAACAAAAAGAACCAAATATTTGTACATACTGCTATAGAATAAATGAGGGCAATTATATAAAATCTGAACCGATCATTTTAGTTTCAAGATAGAATTTTTTAAATCTTCTCACAGCACGCCTTAAAAGGTACAATAAAGATATTGCCTGTTGGCGTAAAACCAAATTGAAGTATTAATATTTTACAATTTTTGTACGTAATCAGTTCTCCTATTAATTTCACCGTATAGAAAAAGTACAATAACTATGTAATTTTCCAATGAGCCATCGAACAAAAAATATAGCCATCGACATTGGCAACTCATCTATCAAAGTGGGGCTATTCAATCATTCTCATTTGGAGAAAGACTGGACTTGTCATTCGGTAGAAGAAGTCGTTTCTATAGTGAATCAAAGTGGAGCTATACGGATTATGTTCTGTTCGGTTGCCTCTTCTGTAGATCCATTTCTCTCGCTGCTCCAAGATTTTGAAATAAATATTCTGTCGGCAAGCACACCAATTCCGTTTGAGAATCATTATAAAACAAAACATACGCTGGGAGTAGATAGAATAGCTGCCTTGGCAGGTGCCGAAGCGATCAGTCATGGGAAAAACAATTTGGTCATCGACATTGGCTCATGTATTACCTATGACTTTTTGGATAAAAAAAACATATATCATGGAGGCAGTATTTCTCCAGGTATCGATCTTCGGTTTAAAGCCATGAACAGCTACACAGAAAAATTGCCTTTAATTACCGAGTGGGAATCAGCCGAACTCATTGGAACGACAACGAAAGAATCTATGGTAAGTGGGGTGTTAAATGGTATAACGGAAGAGTTAGATGGTATGATTAGTCGTTATCAAGCCAAATGGCCTGATTT contains the following coding sequences:
- the ribH gene encoding 6,7-dimethyl-8-ribityllumazine synthase, with amino-acid sequence MASNLKNLSDYSSKNVLDISNKTFAIVVSEWNEEVTESLYNGAVETLKQHGAQATNIVRVDVPGSFELSLGAQKLAQREDVDAVICLGCVIQGETRHFDFICDAVAHGITNVSLKYDKPVIFGVLTPETQKQAIDRAGGKHGNKGDEAAITAVKMLAL
- a CDS encoding sodium:proton antiporter; translated protein: MYKYLVLFVLLSFGLKGYAGIESTNKESTAVTSVASTADTTEIASDDAHHHAPGWSVIPFALLLIMIATGPLFYEHFWHKNYPIVACVLASLVVLYYLFGLHNVHAPIHALAEYVQFIALLSGLFIASGGIMIEVDKEAKPMTNVIILLIGALIANIIGTTGASMLLIRPFIRLNKDRIKPYHIIFFIFMVSNIGGSLTPIGDPPLFLGFLKGVPFFWTLEHNIIPWLFACLALAVIFYFKDKRNKSNYSFDSDEAPPANKVTFVGTKNFGWLAVIVGAVFLDPNVLDWVPAIHYDGQKFSFLREIIMLTCGFLSYKLADQKAIQGNEFNFEPIREVAFIFIGIFGTMMPALELVGNFAQSDAGAAMITHNTLYWGTGLLSGFLDNAPTYINFLTAALASQGGSISTISDVVGFSNGEFVNSILSLKAISIAAVFFGSMTYIGNGPNFMVKSIAEQVGIKMPSFFGYIIRFSIPILLPLFVLVWLIFFYWGIL
- a CDS encoding type III pantothenate kinase, coding for MSHRTKNIAIDIGNSSIKVGLFNHSHLEKDWTCHSVEEVVSIVNQSGAIRIMFCSVASSVDPFLSLLQDFEINILSASTPIPFENHYKTKHTLGVDRIAALAGAEAISHGKNNLVIDIGSCITYDFLDKKNIYHGGSISPGIDLRFKAMNSYTEKLPLITEWESAELIGTTTKESMVSGVLNGITEELDGMISRYQAKWPDLEVIMCGRGLNSFESKLKASIFASPKLVLVGLNRILEYNEKI